A genomic segment from Nicotiana tabacum cultivar K326 chromosome 7, ASM71507v2, whole genome shotgun sequence encodes:
- the LOC142162195 gene encoding uncharacterized protein LOC142162195 yields MAGNEEVDDYQTSAQSVDQVDHHHPLYIYPLDTQDYVLISIQLQGSESYSIWSRSLKIVLHCKNKLGFVLGTYKKRAAYLHKEIATLTQGVSSMSVYFSRLRELWDEYETFTPPPSCGYPESKKHVEHYQLQKFYQFLTGLNDSYESAKNQVLMTRLLPNLNQAYAMIINVESQRITEKSVYGSNDNNEVVAMMSNRAQNIGHNGGSNNSGGYTNTGYSRGYKPKNFFNKSIIQCDYYKRKGHTKENCFKLHGYPSDFNNKRRGGGFNVQANNVNNNMNHIENNYGNLPLETAPAQFFTPEQYQQILQMLNKGKDTELVANSSTTGIAGTLHAFISTLVDNDWIVDTGASNHMVHCLNLLDSYEEVSEKDKNKVQLPTGEQAFIKHTGICSFFRNKKIQNILHITDFKYNLLSVSKITKELRCLMAFFPGFYVFQEFFGAKVLGIGREELGLYFLKAADKQTPEHHTLPSTAPSLFI; encoded by the exons ATGGCGGGCAATGAAGAAGTTGATGATTATCAGACCTCCGCACAATCAGTTGATCAAGTCGATCATCATCATCCTCTGTACATTTACCCACTCGATACACAAGATTATGTTCTCATCTCTATTCAGCTACAAGGTTCTGAAAGCTACTCTATTTGGAGTAGATCTTTGAAAATCGTATTGCATTGTAAAAACAAATTAGGCTTTGTCTTAGGCACCTACAAAAAAAG AGCAGCTTATCTACATAAGGAAATTGCTACTTTAACACAAGGAGTATCCTCTATGTCTGTGTATTTCTCTCGTTTGAGGGAACTCTGGGATGAGTATGAAACATTTACTCCTCCACCTTCATGTGGCTATCCTGAGTCAAAAAAGCATGTAGAACACTATCAGCTTCAAAAGTTTTATCAGTTTCTCACAGGTCTCAATGACTCCTATGAGAGTGCCAAAAATCAGGTGTTAATGACTCGACTATTACCTAATCTAAACCAAGCCTATGCCATGATAATCAATGTAGAAAGCCAAAGGATCACTGAAAAAAGTGTGTATGGTTCTAATGATAACAATGAAGTTGTTGCTATGATGAGTAATAGAGCTCAGAATATTGGTCACAATGGAGGATCTAACAATTCTGGAGGTTATACCAACACTGGCTACTCCAGAGGTTACAAACCTAagaatttcttcaacaaatcaaTAATTCAATGTGACTATTATAAGCGTAAAGGTcatacaaaggaaaattgtttcaAGCTCCATGGATATCCTAGTGATTTCAACAACAAGAGAAGAGGAGGAGGTTTCAATGTTCAAGCAAACAATGTGAACAACAATATGAATCATATTGAGAACAACTATGGGAATCTGCCCTTAGAAACTGCTCCAGCTCAGTTCTTTACTCCAGAGCAATACCAACAAATCCTGCAAATGCTAAACAAGGGCAAAGATACTGAACTTGTTGCTAACTCATCTACTACAGGGATAGCAGGTACTCTACATGCTTTTATATCTACTTTGGTGGATAATGATTGGATAGTAGACACAGGAGCATCTAATCACATGGTGCATTGTCTAAATCTATTGGACTCCTATGAGGAAGTATCAGAGAAGGATAAAAATAAAGTCCAATTGCCTACTGGAGAACAAGCTTTTATTAAACATACTGGAATCTGTTCTTTCTTTAGAAATAAGAAAATTCAGAATATACTTCACATTACAGATTTCAAGTATAACTTGCTCTCTGTGTCTAAAATCACAAAAGAGTTAAGGTGTTTGATGGCATTCTTTCCTGGCTTCTATGTCTTTCAGGAATTCTTCGGTGCGAAGGTACTAGGGATTGGTAGAGAAGAACTTGGACTCTACTTCCTCAAGGCTGCAGACAAACAAACTCCTGAACATCATACATTACCAAGT ACAGCACCTTcactatttatatga